The following are encoded together in the Equus quagga isolate Etosha38 chromosome 1, UCLA_HA_Equagga_1.0, whole genome shotgun sequence genome:
- the GDF3 gene encoding growth/differentiation factor 3, translating into MIPSLPALALGLLLTLALGQTFQFQENVFLQFLGLDKVPSPQKFQPVPYILKKIFQDREAAATTGGSQDLCSIKNLGVRGNVLRLLPDQGFYLYSKDLPQASCLQKLLYFNLAAIRDKEQLTMAQLGLDLGSNTYYNLGPELELALSLVQEPRVWGQSISTPGKPFALQSVPWPQGVLHFNLLDVAKDWNNNPQKNLGLLLEILVKGDRDFGVNFQLEDTCARLRHSLHASLLVVTLNPEQCHPSSRKRRSAIPAPNASCKNLCHRHQLFINFRDLGWHKWIIAPKGFMANYCHGDCPFSLTTSLNSSNYAFMQALMHAVDPQIPQAVCIPTKLSPISMLYQDNDDNVILRHYEDMVVDECGCG; encoded by the exons ATGATTCCTTCCCTGCCAGCCTTGGCTCTTGGCCTCCTGTTAACTCTGGCTTTGGGTCAGACATTCcaatttcaagaaaatgtctttcTCCAATTTCTGGGCTTAGACAAAGTCCCTTCACCCCAGAAGTTCCAACCTGTGCCCTATATCCTAAAGAAAATTTTCCAGGATCGAGAAGCGGCAGCAACGACTGGGGGCTCCCAAGACTTATGCTCCATAAAGAATCTGGGTGTCCGTGGGAACGTGCTCCGACTTCTCCCAGATCAAG GTTTCTACCTTTACTCCAAGGACCTTCCCCAAGCCTCTTGCCTACAGAAGCTCCTCTACTTTAACCTGGCTGCCATTAGAGACAAGGAGCAGTTAACAATGGCCCAGCTGGGCCTGGACTTGGGGTCCAACACTTACTATAACCTGGGGCCAGAACTGGAATTGGCTCTGTCCCTGGTTCAGGAGCCTCGTGTATGGGGCCAGTCCATCTCCACGCCAGGTAAACCGTTTGCACTGCAGTCAGTACCATGGCCTCAAGGTGTCCTTCACTTCAACCTGCTGGATGTGGCTAAGGATTGGAATAATAACCCCCAGAAGAACTTAGGCTTGTTGCtagagatattggtcaaaggagACAGAGACTTTGGGGTGAATTTTCAGCTTGAGGACACCTGTGCCAGACTGAGACATTCTCTTCATGCTTCCCTGCTAGTGGTGACCCTCAACCCTGAGCAGTGCCACCCTTCTTCCCGAAAAAGGAGATCAGCCATCCCTGCCCCTAATGCTTCCTGCAAGAACCTCTGCCATCGTCACCAACTCTTCATCAACTTCCGAGACCTAGGTTGGCACAAGTGGATCATTGCCCCCAAGGGGTTTATGGCTAATTACTGCCATGGTGATTGTCCTTTCTCACTGACCACCTCCCTCAACAGCTCCAATTATGCTTTCATGCAAGCGCTGATGCATGCCGTTGACCCACAGATTCCCCAGGCTGTCTGTATCCCCACCAAGCTGTCCCCCATTTCCATGCTCTATCAGGACAATGATGACAACGTCATTCTACGACATTATGAAGACATGGTAGTTGATGAATGTGGGTGTGGGTAG